In Procambarus clarkii isolate CNS0578487 chromosome 5, FALCON_Pclarkii_2.0, whole genome shotgun sequence, the following are encoded in one genomic region:
- the LOC138351057 gene encoding gastrula zinc finger protein XlCGF57.1-like, which produces MKTHMLMHSGEKPHKCPECGKRFSQLRSMKIHMLVHSGEKPHKCPECGKRFNQLGHVKIHMLVHSGEKPHKCPECGKRFNQLGHVKTHMLVHSGEKPHKCPECGKRFRRLDSMKNHMMMHTDERPLECDECGRRFRNRQAIIRHMLVHTEERPFECDKCGRLFKSRSAMKAHMIVHLNVPPMPLPHP; this is translated from the coding sequence atgaagactcacatgttaatgcattctggtgaaaaacctcataagtgtccagagtgtgggaagaggttcagtcagctCAGAAGTATGAAgattcacatgttagtgcattcgggtgaaaaacctcataagtgtccagagtgtgggaagaggttcaatcAGCTTGGACATGTGAAgattcacatgttagtgcattcgggtgaaaaacctcataagtgtccagagtgtgggaagaggttcaatcAGCTtggacatgtgaagactcacatgttagtgcattcgggtgaaaaacctcataagtgtccagagtgtgggaagaggtttagACGTCTTGACTCTATGAAGAATCACATGATGATGCACACTGATGAAAGACCTTTAGAGTGTGATGAGTGTGGTAGAAGGTTTAGAAATCGTCAAGCTATAATacgtcacatgttagtacatactGAAGAAAGGCCTTTTGAGTGTGATAAATGTGGCAGATTATTTAAGTCACGTTCAGCTATGAAAGCACACATGATAGTGCATTTGaatgtgcctcccatgcccttgccccacccatag